A region from the Pseudomonadota bacterium genome encodes:
- a CDS encoding 3'-5' exoribonuclease codes for MKYFLDTEFIEAGPDYPIQLLSIGIVAEDGREYYAVVDQIELALSLADDWVYDNVIKHLDFSKGKRRRVIAKEIVEFVSQKSNPSWIGYYSDYDWVVLCQLFGRMIDLPVGWPKYCLDLKQMATECVNPVLPNLPDKIEHHALWDAREIKYRYDWLMSQYTISYIQEMEERAEHNCFR; via the coding sequence ATGAAATACTTTTTAGACACCGAATTCATAGAAGCGGGTCCCGATTATCCCATTCAGCTTTTGAGTATAGGAATTGTTGCGGAAGACGGAAGAGAATATTATGCTGTAGTGGATCAGATTGAACTCGCATTAAGCCTTGCGGATGATTGGGTCTATGATAATGTGATAAAGCACCTGGATTTTAGTAAAGGGAAGAGAAGAAGGGTTATCGCTAAAGAGATTGTGGAATTTGTTAGTCAGAAGAGCAATCCCAGTTGGATTGGGTACTACAGTGACTATGATTGGGTTGTATTGTGCCAATTATTCGGACGCATGATCGATTTGCCCGTGGGATGGCCAAAGTATTGTTTAGATTTAAAGCAGATGGCAACAGAATGTGTAAATCCTGTATTACCCAATCTGCCAGATAAAATTGAACATCATGCACTGTGGGATGCTCGCGAGATTAAATATAGGTATGATTGGTTAATGAGTCAATATACTATTTCTTATATACAAGAGATGGAAGAAAGGGCGGAACATAATTGTTTTAGGTGA
- a CDS encoding HNH endonuclease: MPICEKCKSSVLHDNIEKHHIIPIAIIKAMKYYFNPTVSNKMWVCSHCHEEIHRLFKPHKFWWKKLGDKTLKIKGSEKLNRLIEEIKQMQMEI, from the coding sequence GTGCCCATATGTGAAAAATGTAAATCTTCCGTTCTTCACGACAATATAGAAAAACATCATATTATTCCTATTGCTATAATTAAAGCGATGAAATATTATTTCAACCCTACGGTTTCTAACAAAATGTGGGTTTGTTCCCATTGTCATGAAGAAATTCATCGATTGTTTAAACCTCACAAATTTTGGTGGAAGAAGTTAGGAGATAAAACATTAAAAATAAAAGGATCAGAAAAGTTAAATAGATTGATTGAGGAGATAAAACAGATGCAAATGGAGATTTGA
- a CDS encoding caspase family protein, which translates to MKRALFVTTYKDEMINFAATLKERGFDVSFLSKDYATKSDIISELDRMISNARAGDSLILSISG; encoded by the coding sequence ATGAAACGCGCTCTATTCGTAACAACCTATAAAGACGAAATGATTAATTTTGCAGCAACACTAAAGGAACGTGGATTTGACGTAAGTTTCCTGTCAAAGGACTACGCTACAAAATCTGATATTATTTCCGAATTAGACAGAATGATCTCTAATGCTAGAGCAGGTGACTCTTTAATACTTAGTATTTCTGGATAG
- a CDS encoding AbrB/MazE/SpoVT family DNA-binding domain-containing protein yields the protein MPQINSDGTITIPKEIVKNMEGKPGDNLVFEEWLEPDHPNKPIEDSKTFEVSVMLRSEWDKSQENRALPLRKLEE from the coding sequence ATGCCACAAATTAATTCTGACGGGACAATTACTATTCCAAAAGAAATTGTGAAAAATATGGAAGGTAAACCCGGAGACAACCTAGTTTTTGAAGAGTGGTTGGAACCAGACCATCCTAACAAACCAATCGAGGATTCGAAAACTTTTGAAGTTTCCGTGATGCTCAGATCTGAATGGGATAAATCGCAGGAGAACAGAGCGCTTCCGTTAAGAAAATTGGAGGAATGA
- a CDS encoding phage N-6-adenine-methyltransferase encodes MVNFDSKFNSVKQDWETPDELFNKLDEEFHFNWDLAASESNKKCDLFYSETDNALIQEWKGSCWLNPPYGDKNGKLKDWVIKSYKESQKYCTTTIVMLIPARTNTNWWHEYCMKAKEIKFIRGRPKFSGATQGLPQPLALVVFEKHNGETRISTFDLKGV; translated from the coding sequence ATGGTAAACTTTGATAGTAAATTTAATTCTGTAAAACAAGATTGGGAGACGCCAGATGAACTTTTTAATAAATTGGATGAGGAGTTTCACTTTAATTGGGATTTGGCCGCGAGTGAGTCTAACAAGAAGTGTGATCTTTTTTATTCCGAGACAGATAACGCCCTAATACAAGAATGGAAAGGATCTTGTTGGTTAAACCCGCCTTATGGAGATAAAAACGGAAAACTAAAGGATTGGGTAATAAAGAGTTATAAAGAATCTCAGAAATATTGTACTACAACCATTGTGATGTTGATTCCCGCCAGGACAAATACCAATTGGTGGCATGAATATTGTATGAAGGCCAAAGAAATTAAGTTTATCCGTGGTCGTCCTAAATTTAGCGGAGCGACGCAGGGACTGCCTCAACCATTGGCTCTTGTCGTGTTTGAGAAACACAATGGAGAGACTAGAATTTCCACATTTGATCTTAAGGGAGTATAA
- a CDS encoding radical SAM protein has product MLVNFGGSQLSCSDSNHSSLILFFRGCPYKCFYCHNKELQSGESFVDIRDITKQILDNYLISEVIFSGGEAMLQPAAVEEIAKFCHLIGFKVGLETSGYNSGKLDLLMREKLIDEVFLDMKTYGEENYFKLTGVEDSWENAENVILLCKWYDIPLQIRTTVFPDYPDLESLDEIKGLVERNGLNWKKQEGRISL; this is encoded by the coding sequence GTGCTAGTTAATTTTGGAGGGTCCCAACTCTCATGTTCGGATTCCAATCATTCCTCATTAATTTTATTTTTCCGAGGTTGTCCTTATAAATGTTTTTATTGCCACAACAAAGAGTTACAATCTGGGGAAAGTTTCGTAGACATTAGAGATATAACGAAACAAATATTAGATAATTATTTGATTTCAGAGGTGATTTTCTCCGGCGGAGAAGCAATGCTCCAGCCTGCGGCTGTAGAAGAAATTGCTAAATTTTGTCACCTAATAGGATTCAAAGTGGGGTTGGAAACATCTGGATATAATTCGGGAAAATTAGATCTTTTAATGAGGGAGAAATTAATTGATGAAGTTTTCCTGGATATGAAAACTTATGGAGAAGAGAATTATTTTAAACTTACTGGTGTTGAGGATTCTTGGGAAAATGCGGAAAATGTAATTTTGTTGTGCAAATGGTATGATATTCCACTACAGATCCGCACAACGGTTTTTCCAGATTATCCAGATTTAGAAAGTTTGGACGAAATAAAAGGATTAGTGGAGAGAAACGGTTTAAACTGGAAGAAACAGGAGGGAAGAATATCACTTTAA
- a CDS encoding glutaredoxin — MKYKLFFTKNCPKCSFLKDILMRAGESFEVVDMGTPESQTELYSNGVFTMSAPVLQVDDKFYTVNDMFDGEKFRGIKGVIERAS; from the coding sequence ATGAAATATAAACTTTTTTTTACAAAGAATTGTCCAAAATGTTCGTTTTTGAAAGATATCCTAATGAGAGCGGGAGAGTCTTTTGAAGTAGTAGATATGGGAACCCCCGAATCGCAAACCGAGCTATACTCCAACGGAGTTTTTACTATGTCTGCTCCGGTTCTACAGGTTGATGACAAATTTTATACCGTAAATGATATGTTCGATGGAGAGAAATTTAGGGGAATTAAAGGAGTAATCGAGCGTGCTAGTTAA
- the nrdD gene encoding anaerobic ribonucleoside-triphosphate reductase, whose translation MDNIFVRTSSGLHRPWDRAAISNQLIKETAALKEFFEIDGISREEAEGIAIEVERRINFKKHSIINSSLVREIANQILLEKSQKSKNKEDIMRYDSYRKRSTRVGLPVYDAFMIDVGDQNSFERNENANVQGNPETSHKKKADKVSKEQYLLLMPPQLADKHLGGDLHIHDLEYFGTRPFCADWDLRYFFKTGFLPDGKGIRAAVAGPAMKPSVAILHAVKILAAGQTNCAGGQGFYNFIPFIAPYMRGLEYKEIKQLMQELIYETSQVQVARGGQIVFSSLQLSPGIPEMWRDISPVYKGKIWNNQTYGDFETEAQTTFRALMEVMLEGDYLGKPFNFPKPEINMEPFFMNNSEYDDLYRLSIELAAKFGTPYFDNQMPEYRGAGKGISCYQCCAYQFSDNEETDNEFEDKLNFVDGKHFSMGSWQVVTVNAPRASYKSNGDDNLLFENLKSIMDDAIKVFKIKQSWMKRILQADRLPFLTQKSLDHESGKRFPDAYLLKDLVYTIGVVGINEMVKHHTGFALHESKDAYRLAIRALLEMKNYARELEKESGIKIAVARTPAESVAQRFAVADLLNEKYRPFTQNIVQGDVNGALSRINKMNDLPIYYTNGTMLPPNADVSLVERMNYEQTFFPILDGGNIFHIFLGEKDPDPEALYDLVNKTARNTQIGYFDVTRDMTICLDCSKTNKGLRHVCPNCGSKNVDFISRVTGYLQAVSGWNAGKKEELMDRKRYSI comes from the coding sequence ATGGATAATATTTTTGTACGAACGTCTAGTGGCCTACATCGACCTTGGGACCGCGCCGCTATTTCTAATCAACTTATAAAGGAAACCGCCGCGCTTAAAGAGTTCTTTGAAATTGATGGAATTTCTAGAGAAGAAGCAGAAGGAATAGCGATAGAAGTAGAAAGGAGAATTAATTTCAAGAAACACTCAATAATAAATTCTTCGTTGGTCCGAGAAATTGCGAATCAAATTTTACTTGAAAAAAGCCAAAAATCTAAAAACAAAGAAGACATAATGAGATATGATTCCTACAGAAAAAGATCAACACGGGTAGGATTGCCGGTATACGACGCCTTCATGATCGATGTGGGAGACCAAAATTCATTTGAGCGGAACGAGAACGCCAACGTTCAGGGAAATCCTGAAACGAGCCACAAGAAGAAGGCCGACAAGGTTTCAAAGGAACAATATTTGTTGCTTATGCCGCCTCAGTTAGCGGACAAACATTTAGGCGGAGATCTACACATCCACGACCTTGAATATTTTGGCACAAGACCTTTTTGCGCTGACTGGGATTTGCGTTATTTCTTTAAGACGGGATTTCTTCCCGACGGAAAAGGTATTCGTGCCGCGGTAGCTGGTCCTGCAATGAAACCTTCCGTGGCTATTCTCCATGCAGTAAAAATACTTGCCGCGGGACAAACAAATTGCGCGGGCGGACAAGGATTTTATAATTTTATACCATTTATTGCTCCATACATGCGCGGGCTAGAGTATAAAGAAATAAAACAGCTTATGCAAGAATTAATCTACGAGACATCCCAGGTCCAGGTCGCTCGCGGTGGCCAGATAGTATTTTCTTCTCTACAACTGTCTCCTGGTATTCCGGAAATGTGGCGCGATATTTCTCCAGTTTATAAGGGAAAAATTTGGAACAATCAGACCTATGGAGATTTCGAGACTGAGGCTCAAACCACTTTTAGGGCTTTAATGGAAGTAATGTTGGAAGGGGACTATCTTGGGAAGCCGTTTAATTTCCCAAAACCCGAAATTAATATGGAACCATTTTTTATGAACAACTCGGAATATGATGATTTATATAGATTATCAATAGAGTTGGCAGCGAAATTTGGAACTCCATATTTCGATAACCAGATGCCGGAATACCGAGGAGCGGGGAAGGGAATTTCTTGCTATCAATGTTGCGCGTATCAATTCTCGGATAATGAGGAAACGGATAACGAATTTGAAGACAAGTTAAACTTTGTTGATGGAAAACATTTTTCAATGGGTTCGTGGCAGGTAGTTACCGTAAACGCCCCTAGAGCTTCCTATAAATCTAATGGAGATGACAATCTATTATTCGAGAACTTGAAATCGATAATGGACGATGCTATTAAGGTTTTTAAGATCAAACAATCTTGGATGAAAAGGATTTTACAGGCGGATCGGCTTCCATTCCTTACCCAAAAATCACTAGATCACGAAAGCGGAAAACGGTTTCCAGATGCATATTTGCTAAAAGACCTTGTTTATACGATTGGCGTCGTGGGAATTAATGAAATGGTAAAGCATCATACGGGGTTTGCCTTACATGAAAGCAAGGATGCATATAGATTAGCTATTCGCGCTCTTTTGGAGATGAAAAATTATGCTAGAGAGTTAGAGAAAGAGAGCGGGATCAAAATTGCGGTAGCAAGAACGCCTGCCGAATCAGTGGCACAACGATTTGCGGTGGCCGATCTTCTTAACGAAAAATACAGACCTTTTACACAAAATATTGTCCAGGGAGATGTAAATGGGGCGTTGTCTCGTATAAACAAGATGAACGATTTACCAATATATTATACGAATGGCACAATGCTACCGCCAAATGCCGACGTTTCTCTTGTTGAGCGGATGAATTATGAACAAACATTTTTCCCTATCCTCGACGGTGGGAATATTTTCCATATATTCCTTGGGGAGAAAGATCCCGATCCCGAAGCGCTCTATGATCTCGTAAACAAGACTGCTCGGAATACTCAAATTGGCTATTTTGATGTTACTAGAGATATGACAATTTGCTTGGACTGCTCAAAAACAAACAAGGGATTAAGGCATGTTTGCCCAAACTGCGGCTCTAAAAATGTAGATTTTATCAGCCGAGTTACGGGCTACCTGCAAGCTGTGAGCGGATGGAATGCAGGCAAGAAAGAAGAGTTGATGGACCGAAAGAGATATTCAATTTAA
- a CDS encoding RNA ligase family protein: MDLSKVNSMTKYPSILTYHKIGEDRGRLLDEVQVPFDGATAILTEKIDGVNGRIIIFPDGLYIIGSREELLYAKGDLIGNPQLGIVETLKPIAERLAPRLWVTIFYFEVYGGKTTKNGKQYTGTGLLGARLFDVAMIANSDEILEMPVEKIASWRDNGGQKFYDEFLLQSLGLPVTPRIGEDLIPTGLVDTYDWLKTKISRTQAALDDGGGGRPEGIVVRSADRSRIAKIRFKDYERSN, encoded by the coding sequence ATGGACCTTTCCAAAGTAAATTCCATGACCAAGTATCCTTCCATCCTCACTTATCATAAAATAGGTGAGGATCGTGGAAGACTACTTGATGAAGTGCAGGTTCCGTTTGATGGCGCGACAGCAATTCTCACGGAAAAGATAGATGGGGTAAACGGAAGAATTATTATATTCCCCGACGGATTATACATTATTGGTAGTAGGGAAGAATTGTTGTATGCTAAAGGTGATCTTATAGGGAATCCACAATTAGGAATAGTGGAGACTTTGAAGCCAATTGCGGAGAGATTAGCCCCTCGTCTTTGGGTTACTATATTCTATTTTGAAGTATACGGGGGAAAAACAACTAAAAATGGGAAACAATATACCGGAACTGGATTGTTGGGTGCTCGACTATTTGATGTTGCCATGATTGCAAACTCAGACGAAATTCTTGAGATGCCTGTAGAAAAAATTGCATCTTGGAGAGATAACGGAGGGCAGAAATTTTATGATGAATTTCTATTACAAAGTCTAGGACTTCCTGTGACTCCAAGAATCGGTGAAGATTTGATTCCGACTGGATTAGTAGATACCTATGATTGGCTCAAGACTAAGATTTCTAGGACGCAGGCCGCGTTAGATGATGGTGGTGGCGGGAGACCAGAGGGAATTGTTGTCCGATCTGCGGATCGGTCTAGGATAGCTAAGATAAGATTTAAAGACTACGAGAGGAGTAATTAA
- a CDS encoding SPFH/Band 7/PHB domain protein, translating into MEIFEVLLWVVVLVFLTGIFAAIMSSSVKFVRPTHRALIERAGRFNRYVDSGLAICIPIIERIRLVNVTEKMVTCQRQEVITGDNLNAGVSAQVYYRIKGDEQSVKNSQYNVDNIAVQIVSLAQTTLRNVVGGLTLRDANSKRAGLNTSLKDTIASETSSWGIDVVRTEIAEIDAPADVQKAMNEIVKAESEKRAAIDFATAVETQADGKKRAAIKEAEGLAKSVTIAAEANANAITVNATAKAEAIRTVNAAANETFTGPSVTLKQLEVGEVIFKSNSKIIVPQGTNVTTLVSDLTGSEKIVPLGR; encoded by the coding sequence ATGGAAATATTTGAAGTACTACTTTGGGTAGTCGTTCTCGTATTCCTTACAGGAATATTCGCGGCTATAATGTCTAGTAGTGTAAAGTTTGTGAGACCAACACATAGAGCGCTCATTGAGAGAGCAGGAAGGTTTAATAGATACGTTGATTCTGGTCTCGCTATCTGTATCCCGATAATTGAGAGAATCCGACTCGTAAATGTAACCGAGAAGATGGTTACTTGTCAGCGCCAGGAAGTAATCACTGGAGATAATCTTAATGCGGGTGTATCTGCACAGGTATATTACAGAATCAAGGGGGATGAACAGAGTGTTAAAAATTCTCAGTATAATGTAGACAACATCGCTGTTCAGATAGTTTCTCTAGCTCAGACAACTCTTAGAAATGTAGTAGGAGGACTAACTCTGAGGGACGCAAACAGTAAGAGGGCGGGACTTAATACAAGCCTTAAGGATACCATTGCATCAGAGACCTCTAGTTGGGGTATTGACGTGGTTCGTACCGAAATCGCTGAGATTGACGCACCCGCAGATGTTCAAAAGGCCATGAATGAGATTGTTAAGGCCGAGTCAGAGAAGAGGGCCGCGATTGATTTTGCTACCGCAGTTGAGACTCAGGCGGATGGTAAAAAGAGGGCCGCTATTAAAGAGGCAGAGGGATTGGCTAAGTCGGTTACGATTGCCGCAGAAGCTAATGCAAATGCTATTACGGTGAACGCTACGGCTAAAGCAGAAGCGATTCGAACCGTAAACGCCGCCGCAAATGAAACTTTTACGGGACCTTCAGTAACGTTAAAACAATTGGAAGTTGGAGAAGTGATCTTTAAGAGTAACTCCAAGATAATAGTCCCGCAGGGTACCAACGTAACCACCCTTGTATCGGATCTGACAGGATCGGAGAAGATAGTTCCTTTGGGTAGGTGA
- a CDS encoding RyR domain-containing protein — protein MNREKFIAAVRHIGWVYYQIAAGQQYNEVANGDQIKSLLDGIKYADEHSDMTPEQNHDNWMKMKASQGWVYGPVKDFERKTHPDMVPFSDLLDIEKRKDIADHVGHRLASNLWNQMEML, from the coding sequence ATGAATCGCGAAAAGTTTATCGCGGCAGTTCGGCACATTGGGTGGGTTTATTATCAAATTGCGGCGGGACAACAATATAACGAGGTAGCCAACGGAGACCAAATTAAGAGCCTTTTGGATGGCATCAAGTATGCTGATGAACATTCAGACATGACACCAGAACAAAATCATGACAATTGGATGAAAATGAAAGCATCACAGGGATGGGTTTATGGCCCCGTAAAAGACTTCGAAAGGAAAACTCATCCCGACATGGTTCCGTTCTCGGATCTTCTAGATATTGAAAAGAGAAAGGATATAGCTGACCACGTAGGACACCGATTGGCCTCAAATTTATGGAATCAAATGGAGATGCTATGA